The genomic stretch GCAAAGGTAATTCTAATTTTGACGCGATGGCATGAGGACGATTTAGCTGGTAGATTGTTAGAGAAAGAACAGGAGAAATGGACTGTGTTATCAATTCCTGCTATAGCAGAGTCAAGGGATGATCCATTGAACAGAGAAATAGGCAGAGGTTTATGGGTTGAACACTATGGCCAAAATTATTATGAAGATAAAAAGAAGTTTTCCTCTGCACGCTCTTGGTTATCTTTATGGCAACAAAAACCATCGAGTGATATAGGGAATATTTTTAAAAGGAACTGGTTTCAATATTATGATGTGTTACCAAATTGGGAACAATTTGATCAAATTATTACTTCCTGGGATATGGCTTTTGATAATACTACAAATAAAAGTTCATTTGTGGTTGGACAGATTTGGGGAAAAATAGATGGAGACAAATATTTAATTGATCAAGTGAGAGCGCAAATGAATTTCCTAGAAACAAAGAAAGTATTTGTTGTTTTTCATCATAAATATGAGTCGATTCTTCGGAATTCTGGTTTTAAAAAGTCCATTCCGAAATTAGTTGAAAAAAAAGCAAATGGCCCTGCCATTATTAGTTCATTGAAGAATGAAATAAGTGGTATTATTCCTATAAATCCACAGGGTTCAAAAGAAACACGTGCTGAGGCGATATCCCCTGAATTTCAATCTGGAAATGTATATATACCTAATCCTAAAATACAATCGTGGGTATATGATTATGTAGATGAATTAGCTTCTTTCCCATCTGGTAAGCATAATGATCAAGTAGATACAACGTCACAAGCCTTAGAATACTTTTTTACTAAGCAAAAAAAAATAATGGGTGGAAAAATAAAAAGAGTTTAGCTGAACATGTAATGTTCAGCTTTTTTATATTGGTAAAGTTTTTATGAAAAACATTGAATAGATGATTTGTATATGAAAGGAGGCATAGGTTTTATGGTTGATAAGAAAGCAATTAAGAATGTGAAAGTACTTAAATTACAAAATCGTGAGATGAATTTACGTAATGAGGAACTTCAAAGTAAACAAATGGCAATTGATCCATTTGCACAAGTGTACGGTGATAAAGAACTAGTAAAGCCTCCATATGATATGCAAGTATTATTAAATTTGAGAGAAAGTAACCCTATTCACTCGGCATGTATTAGTGCAAAAGTAAATGATATTGCTGGTATGGGATTTGATTTTGCACCGCTAGATGAAGTGACAGAGGCAAATCAAGAACAATATAAAGAATTAAAGCGTTTTATGAGGTATTGCAACAATGAAATGACAAGTAGCGAAATACTTAGGGCAGTTTGGGAGGATTATGAAACTGTAGGTTGGGGAATTATAGAGGTTGTTCGTAACTTGAAAGGGGAACCAGCGCAGCTTCACCATATTCCAGCACATACGGTTCGTGCGCATAAAGATAAGATTCGATTTGCGCAAATTGTAAATAATGAGGAGAGATGGTTTAAACGATTTAGTTATCCATATGATTTTAGGTTAGTAGATGGAGAAACAATTAGTGATAGCTTAAATGAAAACTCGTTATTAGACACTGAAGAAAAAGCTGGTGAAGTTATTGTAATTCGTAAATTTGGTTCTAGATCATCATACTATGGTATTCCGGATTATGTGAGTTCTATTGGTTCCATTGTAGGATCACAAGCTGTAAGAGATTACAATATTAATTATTTCACTGGTAAAACAATTCCAGATGCTGTTTTGTTTGTTGAGGGTGTTGATGAAATAGATGATTCAGTTGAAAGAGAATTAAAAACATTTTTCTCTGTCGAAACAAAAGGAGAACATCATAAGTTAGCAGTTGTTCCTGTCCCTGAAGGAGCAAAAGCTCGCTTAGAGAAATTAGGGCCTGATGTCAAAGAAGCGAGCTTCCGTTTATATCGCCAAGATAATGCTATGGAAATTTGTGTAGCTCATCGAGTTCCACCATATAGAATTGGTTGGGCTATGACAGGATCACTTGGACAGACGACAGCAAAAGAAATGAATGAAATGTATAAAAGATCAATTATTGAACCAGGTCAACAAATTTTAGAACATCGATTAAATACACAATTATTTAAAGAGTTTACAGAAACGTTGGGGGAGTTGGACTGGCAGTTTCAATTAAATGAAATTGATACAGATGATCGAGCAAGTGATATGCAATATGCAATAGATGGATATGAAAAGAGTATATTAACAAGAAATGAATGCCGAAAAGTTATTGGATACGAACCAGTTCTAGAAGGAGATAAATTTTTAAATGAAGATTCAAATTCGATTTAGTAGTCTTGCTAGAAAGTAGGAATATATTATGCCAAATGAATTGAAAAATGTAGAAATTAGTTATGTTTCATTAGTAACAAAGGGGGCTAATGGTAGGCCATTTGCAATTATGAAGGGTATGAACATGAATGGCTCTAACGTTTTGAAAAATGTCCCTATTTTAAAGAGGGAAGATGAAAAACAACTTGTAACAGGGGTTGTTTATGAACCAAATATAGAAGATGCACATGGTGATATTATGACGGCTGAAGAAATTGAAAGAGCGGCTTATAATTTTTTGGAGAAATATAGATACATAGATAAAAACCATGACGAGTTGGCAGGAAAAGGAACGGTAGTAGAAAGCTGGATTTCTAAAAATAATACGGTTGTTGGGAAACAAAATATTAAAAAAGGAACATGGCTTATGACTGTTCGAGTAGACGATAGTGAAACATGGAAAGAGATCAAAAAAGGGAAAATCACAGGCTTTTCGATGGGAGGGGTTGGAGAAAGAATGGAGATGCCACAAATGGATGAGTTTACACAAGATGAGAAAGGTGTAATTCGTAAGATGTTTAATTTTTTCAAGTCACATTATGACGAGGAACAAACTCAGGAGATGGATAATCAGTCATTAAATAGTAAACAAAGCTCTAAGATGCAAAAGGTATTTAATTTGTTTGAAGATGTATTTTATGTTGGGATTTGGGAGGGAAATGTAGATATTAAGCAGATGGTTTCCACCTTAGATGAAATGAAGGACATTTTAAATACAATGAAGGGTGGTGATACAGATTTCTCGCCGGAAGATATTACTATTAATTCCATAAATGAAGTAGGCAAAATCTTATATAAGAAAAATGATAAAAAATTTGATGAAATAATTTCTTTGATGAACCAAATTAAAGAAAATAAGTTACAAAAAAACGCAGATCAAAATTCAGATGAGATTGCAGACATTGTAAAGAGAGAAATGGGTCCTTTTCTTGAGAGATTACAGGAGTTGGAAGAACAGTTAAATAAAGAACTTGAATCAACTCATGATACTAATGAATTAGAAAATGACAGAGAATCTAAAAAGACAAGTGAATTTATTCAGAAGGTAATAGACCCCATTTCAAAGAGACTTGAAGTAATTGAGCGATCAGCACAAGTTCGTAAAAGTCTTGGGGCTGATGCCAAACCAACAAACGAGATGAGAAAACCAGTAAATAAATGGGTAGGATTAGATCTATAAAGATAAGGAGAAATGAATCTATGAATAATAAAGAATTATTAGCACGTATTGAACGAATTGAAAAGAGTACAATGACAACAGGAGGAATGAAAGCGGGGCTATTATATCCGGAACAAAGTAAAGAATTTTTCCGAATGGTATTTGATGCAACTCCATTTTCTCAATTGCATCGCAAAGAGATTCGTAAAGCGAAAAAAGGTGAATTAGATAAAATTGCAATCGGTGGTCGAATTTTACGTAGGAAAATGGAAAATAGTGATGATGGCTATCGAGCGGGTGTAGAAACGTCGAAAGTTGAATATGATACAGTTTCTATTCGTTTACCATGGGAGATTACGGAGGAGCTACTTCGAGAAAATATCGAAGGTGAAGGATATGAAGATACTGTTATGACATTAATGTCAACTCAGTTAGGTATTGACCTTGAAGATCTTCATTGGAATGGGGATGTAACTTCAGAAGATCCATTTCTTCAAATTAATGATGGCTGGTTAAAACAAATTAAACAATCAAGTAAATCTCATATTGTCGATCATTTTAAATTAGTGACGGGAACGGGAGATGCTGAAGCTAGCGCCGGATTTAGTAAAGACTCAATCTTTAATTTATCTAAGGCGATGCCTAATAAATATAAAAATGAAGGTTTAAAGTGGATTATGTCACCTGCTCGTAGAGAGAAGTGGATTGAATATTTAACAACTCGTTCAACTGGCTTAGGTGATGCTGCGTTATTAGGTACAGGGGATCAAGTTAATAAGCCGTTAGGGTATGAGATTGTTACAGTTCCTTCTCTTCAAGATGATGTAATTATTTTTGCAGATCCTAAAAACTTTATTGCGGTAAATACGTATGACACGCGAGTTCGTAAGACTGTAGAAGGTAAATCTGCTGTTATGGAAGATAAGCGATTCTATGTTATTCATTTGGATGATGATGCAGTTATTCAAGAAATGGACGCAGTAGCAATTCTTACTAATATACCTGATAAATTTGGAAATTAAGTAAGGTAATTTGCATATGAAGATTATAGAATTAAAACTAGGCGGTACATATACTGCATATGGCTATACTTTTTTTAACGGAGTAAAGGAAAAGGTTGCAAATGAGAAAGCAAACTATTTACTAAGTACAGGACATTTTAAGTTAATAGATAGTATAGAGGTTAAAAAGAAAGAGAAGTAAAAGAGGTGGAAGGATGGAAATTACTGTACAGGACATAAAGAACAGGGTAAATGTTCAACGAATGCCCGATACGGTAATCCAGGAGCTCATTAGTCAATATGAATTGATTACTAAAAACTATTTGAGAAGTAAGCCAAGTAACCCAATGAAAGAGAAAGTTAGAACAAGTAAATTGGCTTGGCTTTCTTTTCGAGCAGAAAATTTGATCAAGGTAATCCATATTGGTTCTGGAGAAGAAGTTACCAGTTCAGTTTTTTCTGATGGTTGCACTGTATATGGTTTAAGTGAGAATCAATTATATGAATTTGAGTATACCATACAAGATTATGATGGGCTTTTGACTTTAATGAAAAAATGCATCATCGATATGACGTGTTATGCGGTAATTCGAACAAATCTACAATATGAAAATATGAAAAAATCAGCAAATATCGGAGATTATTCATATGAAATAAATATTGAATCGCTAGATGAAGAAACTGTTAATAAAAAGATTTTAAAAGTATTAAAAAAATACCGAAGTAGAAACCCTTTAATAGCATTATGAATGAAAGAATAGGCTGTGAGCATTAGATATGGAAGAATTATATATACATGAAGTAACTGTGAAAAGGAATCAAAAGGTAAAACAGCCGGCAGGAAATTTTAAAGAAGAGCCTGTCATTATTTATGAAAGAATGAAGTGTCGGGTAACAACACACACAGCAGTAGATAATGAAAGGTTAAAAAGAAATAAACAAAATTTTGAGCCGAATTTTAAAATTTATACTTCTGCAGAACATAACATCCATACAAATGATGTAATTTATTTTCATGATTATGTATTTGAGGTAAGAGGAGAACCAA from Bacillus thuringiensis encodes the following:
- the terL gene encoding phage terminase large subunit; the encoded protein is MPPRHSKSQSITETLPSWYLGNYPNKRVIEVSYASSLAEKFGRRNRAKIEEFGKEIFNIRIDERQGSVTDWALHNHSGGMLSVGVGGSITGEGADLLIIDDPIKNRQEAESITYRNRLWDEWEDTLSTRLQKGAKVILILTRWHEDDLAGRLLEKEQEKWTVLSIPAIAESRDDPLNREIGRGLWVEHYGQNYYEDKKKFSSARSWLSLWQQKPSSDIGNIFKRNWFQYYDVLPNWEQFDQIITSWDMAFDNTTNKSSFVVGQIWGKIDGDKYLIDQVRAQMNFLETKKVFVVFHHKYESILRNSGFKKSIPKLVEKKANGPAIISSLKNEISGIIPINPQGSKETRAEAISPEFQSGNVYIPNPKIQSWVYDYVDELASFPSGKHNDQVDTTSQALEYFFTKQKKIMGGKIKRV
- a CDS encoding phage portal protein, translated to MVDKKAIKNVKVLKLQNREMNLRNEELQSKQMAIDPFAQVYGDKELVKPPYDMQVLLNLRESNPIHSACISAKVNDIAGMGFDFAPLDEVTEANQEQYKELKRFMRYCNNEMTSSEILRAVWEDYETVGWGIIEVVRNLKGEPAQLHHIPAHTVRAHKDKIRFAQIVNNEERWFKRFSYPYDFRLVDGETISDSLNENSLLDTEEKAGEVIVIRKFGSRSSYYGIPDYVSSIGSIVGSQAVRDYNINYFTGKTIPDAVLFVEGVDEIDDSVERELKTFFSVETKGEHHKLAVVPVPEGAKARLEKLGPDVKEASFRLYRQDNAMEICVAHRVPPYRIGWAMTGSLGQTTAKEMNEMYKRSIIEPGQQILEHRLNTQLFKEFTETLGELDWQFQLNEIDTDDRASDMQYAIDGYEKSILTRNECRKVIGYEPVLEGDKFLNEDSNSI
- a CDS encoding XkdF-like putative serine protease domain-containing protein; translated protein: MPNELKNVEISYVSLVTKGANGRPFAIMKGMNMNGSNVLKNVPILKREDEKQLVTGVVYEPNIEDAHGDIMTAEEIERAAYNFLEKYRYIDKNHDELAGKGTVVESWISKNNTVVGKQNIKKGTWLMTVRVDDSETWKEIKKGKITGFSMGGVGERMEMPQMDEFTQDEKGVIRKMFNFFKSHYDEEQTQEMDNQSLNSKQSSKMQKVFNLFEDVFYVGIWEGNVDIKQMVSTLDEMKDILNTMKGGDTDFSPEDITINSINEVGKILYKKNDKKFDEIISLMNQIKENKLQKNADQNSDEIADIVKREMGPFLERLQELEEQLNKELESTHDTNELENDRESKKTSEFIQKVIDPISKRLEVIERSAQVRKSLGADAKPTNEMRKPVNKWVGLDL
- a CDS encoding phage major capsid protein; the encoded protein is MNNKELLARIERIEKSTMTTGGMKAGLLYPEQSKEFFRMVFDATPFSQLHRKEIRKAKKGELDKIAIGGRILRRKMENSDDGYRAGVETSKVEYDTVSIRLPWEITEELLRENIEGEGYEDTVMTLMSTQLGIDLEDLHWNGDVTSEDPFLQINDGWLKQIKQSSKSHIVDHFKLVTGTGDAEASAGFSKDSIFNLSKAMPNKYKNEGLKWIMSPARREKWIEYLTTRSTGLGDAALLGTGDQVNKPLGYEIVTVPSLQDDVIIFADPKNFIAVNTYDTRVRKTVEGKSAVMEDKRFYVIHLDDDAVIQEMDAVAILTNIPDKFGN
- a CDS encoding YqbF domain-containing protein, with translation MKIIELKLGGTYTAYGYTFFNGVKEKVANEKANYLLSTGHFKLIDSIEVKKKEK